In Bradyrhizobium sp. 1(2017), one DNA window encodes the following:
- a CDS encoding ABC transporter substrate-binding protein — MKTFRLLAAVSIAALIAVPSAASAQQKTLYVAGYGGSFEKTIRDEVIPAFEKGNGVKVEYVAGNSTDTLAKLQAQKGNQQIDVAIVDDGPMYQAIQLGFCGKLDGLPADLYDTARFKDDRAVAIGIVATGLMYNTKVFKEKGWAPPTSWNDLKDTKYAKQLVIPPINNTYGLEALVMLSKMNGGGETNVDSGFKIFKEQVNPNVLAYEPSPGKMTELFQSGQAVIAVWGTGRVQSFANTGFPVDFVYPKEGAATLLTTACPINKPNASPLAVSFVKTLLDPKIQLVMLKDYGYGPVLKSLVVPPELGKMAPIGERAAKLYNPDWTVINEKREEWTKRWNREVER; from the coding sequence ATGAAGACTTTCCGCCTTCTGGCCGCGGTCAGCATCGCAGCCCTCATCGCCGTCCCGTCGGCCGCCTCGGCCCAGCAGAAGACGCTCTATGTCGCCGGCTATGGCGGCTCGTTCGAGAAGACGATCCGTGACGAGGTGATCCCGGCCTTCGAGAAGGGGAACGGCGTCAAGGTCGAGTATGTCGCCGGCAACTCCACCGACACGCTCGCCAAGCTCCAGGCGCAGAAGGGCAATCAGCAGATCGACGTCGCCATCGTCGACGACGGCCCGATGTACCAGGCGATCCAGCTCGGCTTCTGCGGCAAGCTCGACGGATTGCCGGCCGATCTCTACGACACCGCGCGCTTCAAGGACGATCGCGCAGTCGCGATCGGCATCGTCGCGACCGGCCTGATGTACAACACCAAGGTGTTCAAGGAGAAAGGCTGGGCGCCGCCGACCTCGTGGAACGATCTGAAGGACACGAAATACGCCAAGCAGCTCGTGATCCCGCCGATCAACAACACCTACGGCTTAGAGGCGCTGGTGATGCTGTCGAAGATGAACGGCGGCGGTGAGACCAACGTCGATTCCGGCTTCAAGATCTTCAAGGAGCAGGTCAATCCGAACGTGCTCGCCTACGAGCCGTCGCCGGGCAAGATGACCGAGCTGTTCCAGTCCGGTCAGGCCGTGATCGCGGTGTGGGGCACCGGCCGCGTGCAGAGCTTCGCCAACACCGGCTTCCCCGTCGACTTTGTCTATCCGAAGGAAGGCGCGGCAACGCTGCTGACGACGGCCTGTCCGATCAACAAGCCCAACGCTTCGCCGTTGGCCGTGAGCTTCGTCAAGACGCTGCTCGATCCAAAAATCCAGCTGGTGATGCTCAAGGACTACGGCTACGGCCCGGTGCTGAAATCGCTGGTGGTCCCGCCCGAGCTCGGCAAGATGGCGCCGATCGGCGAGCGCGCGGCAAAGCTCTATAATCCGGACTG
- a CDS encoding LysR substrate-binding domain-containing protein: MARINSRQVEAFRATMLTGSVTEAAKLMVVTQPAVSRLLRDFQALLKMELFERRGTGLVPTAAAMALYTEVERSFVGLERITAAAEEIRGRRTGSLRIAALPALANGYLPRLAGHFLKERPNLNLAFFGVISPIVVDWVLNNQCDIGFAEVPIAHSGLPSLRLPALARVAVLPTGHHLAEKEVLEPRDFEGETFISLSAGSSSRHLVDQVFHRSDVRRVLRVETTLSEIMCGMVSSGLGVSICDPFTAQEFATRGVVVRRFLPRIDFEFSAVFPAQRSPSPVALDLVETMRKALTKLEDESAQDFAPG, from the coding sequence ATGGCGCGGATCAATTCGCGGCAGGTCGAGGCCTTCCGCGCGACGATGCTGACCGGCAGCGTCACCGAGGCGGCAAAGCTGATGGTGGTGACGCAGCCTGCGGTCAGCCGGCTGCTGCGCGACTTCCAGGCCCTTCTGAAAATGGAGCTGTTCGAGCGCCGCGGCACCGGTCTCGTGCCGACCGCTGCCGCGATGGCGCTCTACACCGAGGTTGAGCGCTCCTTCGTCGGTCTCGAACGCATCACCGCGGCCGCCGAGGAAATCCGCGGCCGCCGCACCGGCTCGCTGCGCATCGCCGCGCTGCCGGCGTTGGCGAACGGCTATCTGCCGCGGCTCGCCGGACACTTCCTGAAGGAACGCCCCAACCTCAACCTCGCCTTCTTCGGCGTGATCTCGCCGATCGTGGTCGACTGGGTGCTGAACAATCAATGCGACATCGGCTTTGCCGAGGTCCCGATCGCGCATTCCGGCCTGCCCAGCCTGCGGCTTCCGGCGCTCGCCCGCGTCGCGGTGCTGCCGACCGGACATCATCTGGCGGAAAAGGAAGTGCTGGAGCCGCGTGATTTCGAGGGCGAGACGTTCATCTCGCTGTCGGCGGGATCGTCGAGCCGGCACCTCGTCGACCAGGTCTTCCATCGCAGCGACGTCCGCCGTGTGCTCCGCGTCGAGACCACGCTGTCGGAGATCATGTGCGGGATGGTGTCATCGGGACTCGGGGTGTCGATCTGCGATCCCTTCACTGCGCAGGAATTCGCCACGCGCGGCGTCGTCGTCCGCCGCTTCCTGCCGCGCATCGACTTCGAGTTCTCCGCCGTCTTTCCGGCGCAGCGCAGTCCCTCGCCGGTGGCGCTGGATCTGGTCGAGACCATGCGCAAGGCGCTCACAAAACTTGAGGACGAGTCCGCACAGGATTTTGCGCCCGGTTGA
- a CDS encoding type 1 glutamine amidotransferase, translated as MARITIIETGLVPQKHRERHGSFPDMFERMVRAEDPAATVDVISIPNGDELPDPRKLDAVLITGAAAGVYDGLDWIAPLEDFVRRAYANKTPMVGICFGHQLIAQALGGTVRKSDKGWGIGRHVYRVLPENGVVDGETVAIACSHQDQVIEPPNDALTILSSDFTPHAGLLYANGTTLTVQPHPEFDVEFAQVCCDLRDGKAPDDVVATARQSLAEPMDSAKLGGAITRFLARRASS; from the coding sequence ATGGCACGCATCACCATCATCGAGACCGGGCTCGTTCCTCAAAAGCATCGCGAGCGCCACGGCTCGTTTCCGGACATGTTCGAGCGCATGGTCCGCGCCGAGGATCCCGCGGCCACGGTGGATGTCATCAGCATCCCGAATGGCGATGAACTGCCCGATCCACGCAAGCTCGACGCCGTGCTGATTACCGGCGCGGCGGCCGGCGTCTATGACGGCCTCGACTGGATCGCGCCGCTGGAAGATTTCGTGCGCAGGGCTTACGCCAACAAGACGCCGATGGTCGGCATCTGCTTCGGCCATCAGCTGATCGCACAGGCGCTCGGCGGCACCGTGCGCAAGTCGGACAAGGGCTGGGGCATCGGCCGGCACGTCTATCGGGTGCTGCCGGAGAACGGCGTGGTCGACGGCGAGACGGTCGCCATTGCCTGCTCGCATCAGGACCAGGTGATCGAGCCACCCAACGACGCCCTCACGATCCTCTCGTCCGACTTCACCCCGCATGCCGGCCTGCTCTACGCCAACGGCACCACGCTGACCGTACAGCCGCATCCGGAGTTCGACGTCGAATTCGCGCAAGTCTGCTGCGATCTGCGCGACGGCAAGGCGCCCGATGACGTCGTCGCCACAGCGCGGCAATCACTGGCGGAGCCGATGGACAGCGCGAAGCTCGGCGGCGCGATCACGAGGTTCTTGGCGAGGCGCGCGAGCTCCTGA
- a CDS encoding DUF1348 family protein, which produces MSRPPLPPFTRETAAQKARLAEDAWNSRDPVKVSLAYTEDSRWRNRSEVFQGREAIVAFLTRKWEKEHDYRLIKDLWAFDGNRIAVRFQYEWHDGKGQWYRSYGNEQWEFDEHGLMRRREASINDIMIAEKDRRFHWSAPGPRPADVPGLGTDPF; this is translated from the coding sequence ATGTCGCGCCCGCCGCTTCCACCCTTCACGAGAGAAACTGCCGCGCAAAAGGCGCGCCTGGCCGAGGATGCCTGGAATTCGCGCGATCCGGTGAAGGTGTCGCTGGCCTATACCGAGGACAGCCGCTGGCGCAATCGCTCGGAAGTGTTTCAGGGCCGTGAGGCCATCGTCGCCTTCCTCACCCGCAAATGGGAGAAGGAGCACGATTACCGTCTGATCAAGGACCTCTGGGCGTTCGACGGCAACCGCATCGCGGTGCGCTTCCAGTACGAATGGCACGACGGCAAAGGCCAGTGGTATCGTTCCTACGGCAACGAGCAGTGGGAGTTCGACGAGCACGGCCTGATGCGGCGGCGCGAAGCGTCGATCAACGACATCATGATCGCGGAGAAGGATCGCCGCTTTCACTGGTCCGCGCCCGGACCGCGGCCGGCCGATGTGCCAGGACTGGGGACCGACCCGTTCTGA
- the ybgC gene encoding tol-pal system-associated acyl-CoA thioesterase, with protein MTAHLDGDIRDGRHHMQVRVYYEDTDFSGIVYHANYLRYMERGRTNHLRLMGAEQQALFDQVETEGAGFAFVVRSMHLDFLKPARMDDVLDVVTWPIAVKGASIMLAQEVRRGEDVLVKAEVRVAFISGGRAQPIPKSIRALMKADLIS; from the coding sequence GTGACTGCCCATCTCGACGGCGACATCCGCGACGGCCGCCACCACATGCAGGTCCGCGTCTATTACGAGGATACGGATTTCTCGGGGATCGTCTATCACGCCAACTACCTGCGCTACATGGAGCGCGGCCGGACCAATCATCTCAGGCTGATGGGCGCCGAGCAGCAGGCGCTGTTCGATCAGGTCGAGACCGAAGGCGCCGGCTTCGCTTTCGTGGTGCGCTCGATGCATCTGGATTTCCTCAAGCCGGCGCGGATGGACGACGTGCTCGACGTCGTGACCTGGCCGATCGCGGTGAAGGGCGCCTCGATCATGCTGGCGCAGGAGGTGCGGCGTGGCGAGGATGTGCTGGTGAAGGCCGAGGTCCGCGTCGCCTTCATCAGTGGCGGCCGCGCCCAGCCGATCCCGAAATCGATCCGCGCCTTGATGAAGGCCGATCTGATTTCGTGA
- a CDS encoding metallophosphoesterase, whose translation MITRRRLIRSIGGLSALGISTAAYGVAVEPVLRLRVTRYHPTPRQWPADLPLKIAVIADVHACDPWMPLERIEAIVDRTNALNADLIVLLGDYVAGLHHVTRIIPSSEWARVLAGLKAPLGVHAVMGNHDYWDDRTVQRAGQGPTVAHRALEAAGIPVYENDAVRLTKDGRPFWLAGLGDQLAFLPARRFRAMVRFGADDLSATLAKVTDDAPIILLAHEPNIAPRVPARVALQLSGHTHGGQVRLLGWSPAVPPQHGIRLAYGHIRLKCDVIISGGLGCSIMPLRFGVPPEIVEVTLGRTSPVVS comes from the coding sequence CGCTCTCGGCATCTCCACTGCCGCCTATGGCGTTGCCGTCGAGCCGGTGCTGCGGCTTCGCGTCACCCGCTATCATCCGACGCCGCGGCAGTGGCCGGCCGATCTTCCGCTCAAGATCGCGGTCATCGCCGACGTCCATGCCTGCGATCCCTGGATGCCGCTGGAGCGGATCGAGGCCATCGTCGACCGCACCAATGCGCTCAACGCCGACCTCATCGTGCTGCTCGGCGACTACGTCGCCGGCCTGCACCACGTCACGCGCATCATCCCCTCGAGCGAATGGGCCAGGGTGCTGGCCGGCCTCAAGGCGCCGCTCGGCGTCCATGCCGTCATGGGCAACCACGATTATTGGGACGACAGGACGGTGCAGCGGGCCGGGCAGGGGCCGACCGTCGCGCATCGTGCGCTGGAAGCGGCCGGCATTCCCGTCTACGAGAACGACGCGGTGCGTCTCACCAAGGACGGCCGCCCGTTCTGGCTCGCCGGCCTCGGTGATCAGCTCGCCTTCCTGCCGGCGCGCCGGTTTCGCGCCATGGTGCGCTTCGGCGCCGACGATCTCAGCGCGACGCTCGCCAAGGTTACGGACGATGCGCCGATCATCCTGCTCGCCCATGAACCCAACATCGCGCCGCGCGTGCCCGCGCGCGTCGCGCTGCAATTGTCCGGCCACACCCATGGCGGCCAGGTCCGCCTGCTCGGCTGGTCGCCGGCGGTTCCGCCGCAGCACGGCATCCGGCTCGCTTATGGTCATATCAGGCTGAAATGCGACGTCATCATCTCCGGCGGCCTCGGCTGCAGCATCATGCCGCTCCGCTTCGGCGTGCCGCCGGAGATCGTCGAGGTGACGCTGGGGCGAACCTCACCGGTTGTGTCCTAA